A genomic window from Lotus japonicus ecotype B-129 chromosome 1, LjGifu_v1.2 includes:
- the LOC130728230 gene encoding uncharacterized protein LOC130728230: MAPEMERTHEAEEDSDSELEKLESDLKGMAHKILEYRETLPDQLKSTLVSVLDAHRPLLPQLNPGASEQNISREESSSAPEDPETAKKLKLLDDKISSNCSAMPIVLNRMKDCIAKIDKLDSYNAASIHPAFKKKNTGQT; encoded by the exons ATGGCTCCCGAAATGGAAAGAACCCATGAAGCTGAAGAAGATTCAGACTCGGAGTTGGAGAAATTGGAGTCTGATTTGAAGGGAATGGCGCACAAGATTCTGGAATACCGAGAAACTCTTCCAGATCAGCTCAAGTCCACTCTCGTTTCGGTTCTCGATGCCCACAGACCCCTTCTTCCACAACTCAACCCGG GTGCATCAGAACAAAACATTTCTAGAGAGGAAAGTTCATCTGCACCAGAAGATCCAGAAACTGCTAAGAAACTGAAGTTACTAGATGATAAGATCTCAAGCAATTGCTCTGCTATGCCAATTGTTTTGAATAGGATGAAAGACTGCATTGCCAAAATTGACAAGTTAGATTCATACAATGCTGCAAGCATACATCCAGCCTTCAAAAAGAAGAACACTGGACAAACCTAA